The DNA region CAAGATCTTCAACCAGATGGATCGCGCCGTCGTGCATGGCTCGACCTTCGCCAAGAACGATCTGGCGATGGCCGCCGGCATCGCCACGCTCGATGTCATCAAGGCAGAGAAGCTCGTCGAGAACGCCGCCAAGCGCGGCGCCGAGCTCCGCCTTGCGCTGACGCGCATGGTGCCCGGCTATGAGCTGATGAAGGAAGTCCGCGGCAAGGGCTTGATGATCGGCGTCGAGTTCGGTCCGCCGAAATCGCTGCGGCTCAAGGCGTCGTGGAATCTACTGGAGACCGCCAATAAGGGCCTGTTCTGTCAGCTGATCACGGTGCCGCTGTTCAAGGATCACAAGATCCTGACCCAGGTCGCCGGCCACGGCCTCCACACCATCAAGCTGTTGCCGCCGCTCGTGATCACCGAAGAGGATTGCAGCTGGATCGAGAAGTCGTTTGACGAGGTGATCGCCGGCAGCCACAAGGTGCCCGGCGCGATCTGGTCGCTCGGCAAGACGCTGGTCGACAATGCGGTGCGCAAGTCGGCGTAGGCCCGAACCTGTAGCCCGGATGCAGCGAAGCGAAATCCGGGGTTCTCGACACTTGCAAGACTGTTCCCGGATTGCGCTTCGCTGCATCCGGGCTACGAGTCCTCACCCCTCCTTGTTCGCACGCATCGCGCCCTCGAACTTGTCGCCGAACTCCGTCAGCTCATCGGCGCCGAGATCGCTGACCGCCCAGTAATTCAGGCCGCGGTCGCTCCAGCGCCGGATGTTGAAGCCCTGCAAGGTCGAGATCTGCGCCGACTTCCGTTCGGTGCTCGCGGTCTGCGCCACGAACAGGTTGATGACGTGCTGGCGGCGCTTGTAGACCACGGCGCCGATCTCGCGGGCGTTGACGTAGTCGAGCCGGCCGCCGATCAGGGTAAAGCCCTGCGCGGTGAGATCGATCACCGGCGGCGAGACGTCGAGCTTGCCGTTGAACCAGGGCTTGACCGTATGCTGATCGGTCGAGACCACGTCGATGAGGTGGCCGGCTTGCAGCGAGCGCAGATGCGCCGACACCACCTCGTTCTCGATGCGCTGCTCGTCGTCATTGCGCAGCACGATCGCGACGAGGCCGGTCGCGGCCATCGCCGACACCGCAGAGCCCATCGCGAAGCCGCGCAGCACCGAGCGCCGGGTCGGCGCCGCCTGCGGTTGCGGCAACGCCTTCTCGATCTTGCGGCGCAGCTCGAGCGGTGCCTTGTAGCGCACGTCGCTCTCGGCGATCGCCTGGCGGATCTCCTGATATTCCTTCATCAGGGCGGCGCAATGCGCACAACCCTCGATATGGGCTTCCACTTCGCGCGCATGGCCGGCATCGAGTTCGCCGTCGATCAGCGCGTGGACCAGCACTTCGGCTTCCTCGCAATTCATTTCACTTGCTCCTGTTCCGCGAGCCAGGCCGATCGCAGCATGGCGCGGGCGCGTGCGAGGCGGGACATCACGGTGCCGACAGGCACGGCGGCGACATCGGCGATCTCGCGGTAAGAAAGATTCTGGATTTCCCTGAGCACAAAGGTCTCGCGGAACGGCTCGGCGAGCGCCGCGACCAGCTTGCGCACGGTGTCGCCGTCGAAGCGACGCAGCAGCTGCTTTTCCGGTGTCTCCGGGGCCTCGTTCCACAGCGGGGTCTGATCGCCGCCTTCGGGCAGCTCCTCGACCGCGGTGGGGGCGGTCTTGCGGCGTGCATATTCGGCGCGGCAGACATTGCGCAGGATCGCAAACAGCCACGGCTTCATCGCAGGTCCACGGTAGCTGTCGAAATGCTTGTAGGCGCGCAGATAGCATTCCTGCACCGCATCCTCGGCGTCGGCGGCATCGCGCAGCAGGTAGCGTGCCAGGGTAAAGGCGTCGTCAAGGTATGGCAGCGCGGCTTCGCGGAAGCGCCGCGCCTTTTCGGGATCGTCTTGCGACGCTTTGACAACCATCGTGTCCTGCCCGGCATCTCGAGAGACGGCTTGTGCCCGGCCGGGGGCGGAGGGCCACCGGCCGGGCATCGCTGTGATTGTATGGGTGGTCACGTTACCCAACCTTGATACTGCCTGTCATGTGCGGATGCAGCGAGCAGAAATACTTGTACTCGCCGGGCTCCGTGAAGGTGAACGAGAAGGTGCCGTCGGTATCCATGGTCTTGGAGCGGAATTTTCCCGCACACACCACGGTGTGCGGGATGTCGTCGCGGTTGGTCCAGGTCACGGTGGTGCCGACCTTCACGTCGAGCGGGTTCGGCGCGAACGAGAAGTTGTCGATGTGGACCGCGACGTCTTCGGCGCGGGCCGCCGTGACAGGAAGCAGCATGGTCGCGACCACGGCTATACCGAAGTCGCGTCGATTGATCGAACTCATCGGTCTCGTCCCTCAGCCCTGCAGCGGCGTGTCGATGATCGCCAGCGGCTGGCTGTTCTGCTTGAAGTTGATGCTGGCGACGCCGAGCATGCTGCGCAGCTTGGCATCCTCAACCTTCATCGGGCCGGGGGAGGGGGCGGCACCGGGCGCCGGCTGCGGGAAGGCCGTCGAACGCGCGGTGTGGAAGGTGACGTTGCCCTCGACCTTCTGCATCACCTGGTGGATGTGGCCGTTGAGCACGGTGACCGAGCCGAAGCCCTTGACGTATTCCAGCGCGCGGGCGCCGTCCTCGGTGCCCCAGCCCCATTGCGGATAGACCGTCCACAGCGGGATGTGGGCGAACAGCACGATCGGCGTCGACTTCGAGCGGCCCTTGAGGTCGTTCTCGAGCCATTCCAGCTGCTCGTTGCCGAGATTGCCGAGGCCGCCGCCCTTGAGGTCGACGACGTTGACGAGGCCGACGAAATGCACGCCGCCGGCGTCGAAGGAGTAGTAGCCCGGACCCTTGGTGCCCTTGCCGTAGCGTTCCTTGTAGAGCTTGACCTCCTCGTCGATGAAGTCGTGCTCGCCCGGCACGTAATGCACGTCGAGCTTGGCCTGCGAGATGATGCGATCGGCGTCATCGAATTCGGACGCCTTCGACAGATGCGTGATGTCGCCGGTGTGGATCATGAACGACGGCTTGACCTGCATCGCCCGGACCTTGTTGATGGCCTCTTCAAGCGTGCCGATGGCGTTCGGGTTGGCCGGCTTGTCGAAGCCGACATGGCTGTCGCTGATCTGCATGAAGGTCATGCCGGTGGTCGCTTCGGCTGCGGCCGCCGAGCCGACGATGCCGAGCGAATGCGGCACGCCGCCGGTAACCGTCCAGAGTACGCCGGTGCCGGCCCAAGTCATGCATTCCAGCACCTTGCGTCGGCTGACGCCCTTCTCTTCATCGTGATGGTCGTGATCGTGTCCGCTCATAGCAAGTCTCCCGTTGGGCCCAGGGATTGGGTTTCCGGGAAGGTGATCGGCGGGCCTAAGGGTTTATTCCCGGGGCTTTGGAGGGGTTGAGGGCCGGGATGACGATTTCGTGAGAGCCGGAAAGCCGGCCGCGACATCAGCAGACATACGGCCGGCGCGACAGGTGGACGCAAGGGCAAGATGCGCCATTGAAAGTTTGGGGTCTGCAACGCTATCGACCCGGCAAACCACTGATCGGTCGGAGGAAAACATGGCTGGCGTCACCGGCGGCTGTCACTGCGGCGAGATTCGTTACGAGGTAACCGGGGAACCGGTCGTCCATGCGCTGTGTCACTGCACCGATTGCCGGCGCCATGCCGGCGCGCCGATGGTCGGCTGGGTGATGGTCGCTGAAGGCATGGTCAAGGTGACCAAGGGGCAGCCCAGCATCTACCGGTCCTCCGAGCATGGCCGGCGGCAATTCTGCGCGAACTGCGGCACCGGGCTTTTCTACATCAATGGCAACATGTTGCCCGGGTTCATCGACATTCAGAGCGGCACCTATGACGATCCCGATGCGGTGCCGGCTACGATGCATATCCAGGTCGCGGAGCGGTTGCGCTGGATGGAAACGGCGCATGAGCTGCCGACCGTCGCGCGCTTTCCGCCGCAGGAATAACCGGCCGCCGACGGGCGCAGCGGCGCTGATGCGCGCCGCAACATGGCGATGCCCCGCAACATAGATGAACAACCGCAACAAAGCTGTCTTGCAGCCGTCAGCAGAATGTCAGCGCTCCTGCATAAGAATGGCGGACTTCACTCGCCACACCGGGAGATCTTCATGAGCGACCACGCAGGCGTTGAGCATCACCACAAGGCCGCCGAGCATCACGAACACGCGGCGCGTCATCACCGCGAAGCCGCCAAGCACCACGAAGCCGGCGATCACCACAAGGCGGCGCATCACGCGCACAGTGCCCATGGTCACGCCAGCCATGCCCAGCATCACCACACCGAGGCCAGCCGGCATCACGCCGAGCACCACGGCAACAACTAATAATAGCTTCAGTACTGCGTGAGTGGCTTCCGCCGTCCCCGCAAGGGGACGGCGTTTTCTTTTGGCTGGCGCTGCGCGCTGACGCTCTCATTCGTCGAGCGTCCGATCATTCACGGACAAACCAGCACGGGGGTTTTCGCCTGCGCCAGCACCTTGTTTGTCACACTGCCGATCAGAAGCACGGAGAGTCCACTGCGTCCATGCGACGACATGACGATGAGATCGCAACCCCTGTCCGCGGTCGCCGCGATGATCGCTTGATGGGGTTGCCCGTTCTCCGCCAGCAGGGTCTCGCAGGGAACGCCGGCTTGCCTGGCCGCCTTCGCCGCCTCGTTCAACGTGTTGGTGGCCTGCTCTTTCCGCATCTCAGCATAGTTGGCGACCGTATCGCGGAAATGGCCCGTCAGTTCTGAAAAAGGCTCCACGACGAAAATCACGGATACCTTCGCTCCGAGGGATTTCGCGAGCGCCATCCCTTGGGCGATACCATGCTTCGCTAGTTCCGACCCATCCGTCGGAATGAGAATATGCCGGTACATGCTTCAACTCCCGTGGTGCTTCAGGAATTCGCAAGCGAAGAGCGACACAGGACGGAGGACGGATTTTGAAGGTCGTCTGAACGAGGCAGCAAGAACGTCACGTCGTGGCCGGAACGCTTGAGAAACCTCGGCAAGGCAGACGCGGGCTACAGAATGTCGTCCGGATAGCGCCGCACCATCCAGCCCTATTCGTCCTCGTCTTCCGGTTCGCCGTGATGCTCGATCGCATTTCGCATGCCGCGCATGACGGCGAACGACACGAAGGCCATCCTTCGTTTCTGATCATCACTCAATGTCTTGTACAGCGGCTCCCAGGCATCGGAGAGCTTCTTGAGGTCGGTCCCACGCTGAATCAGCCGGTCCGCTCTGCGTTGCATCATCTCGACCGGATTGCCGTCATGAAGGCCGTCCATCGGGCCGTTCTCGTGCATTTCGGCAAGCCGCGCCAACCGAGCCTGCCGGTTCTGCGCTCTCGTGCGGATCGCCTCCTCGATGGCCGGCCAGTATTTCTCCTGATCGGGCGTTAGCTGCAAGGCGGCCTTGACGATGCCGACACGCATGTCGGTCAGGCTCTTGAGGTCGGCGGCGCTGGGGGACGCGGCGCCGACAGTCGGGGATGTCTCCGCTGCGAAGGCAAGAGACGAGGTTGTCATCAAAAGTGCAATCGCTACGGCGGCTGCGTTCCTCGTCATTGCGAACTCCTGAGCTGCTGTCGTGGATGTCCGCGAGAAGAAACACACGGACTGATCTGGCGCGAGTTGATCTAGGTCAAAGCGGCGAGGAGCCGGAGATAGGGACGCGATTCTGACCGTTCCGAAGATGGCCCGGGGACTTCGGGCAGGCCGCCATGGTGCAAGCTGGCCTGCGAGACGGTGGAGAGGGATTGAGCTAGATCAAGATCGAGCAGCCCATGGTGATCAGAAATTGCTGCCCAACTCGTTTCGGCCGGGCGGTACCATGCACCTTCTGCTCAAGGAAATTCGACATAATCCGCTGCTTTGGATGCTGATCTTCGTGCCGATCGTGCTCGTGGTCGAGACGGCAGCTCCGTCCGCCCACACAGCCCTGTTCGTGCTCGCTGTCCTGGCCATCGTGCCATTGGCTGCCCTTCTCAGTCACGCGACGGAGAGCGTCGCGGAGAAAACGGGCGATGCGGTCGGAGGCTTGCTCAACGCAACCTTGGGAAATCTGACCGAGCTGATCATCGCGATCGCAGCGTTACATGCCGGAGAATACATGCTGGTCAAGGCATCGATCGCTGGTGCCATTGTCACCAACTCGCTCTTCATGCTTGGCGCATCATTCCTGCTCGGTGGGCTCCGCCATCACGTTCAGGAGTACAATCGGGCCGGCGGGAGGATGTACGCGGCGTTGCTGCTGATGGCCACGATTGCGCTGCTTGCCCCCTCTGCCGTCGCCGATCTTGATCCAGCACGTGGCGAAGCCATGGCGCTGACACTCAGCACGGGCCTCGCTGTGCTGCTGATCTGCGCCTATGGCCTCGGCTTGCTGTTCTCGCTCAAGACACACAAGGAGTTGTTCGCAAGCGAGGAGCATGGCGAGGCCGGTGGCGCCGGCTGGCCGATCGGGCTTGCGTTGGGCACACTTCTCGCCGTCACCGTGCTGGTTGCGTTGGTCAGCGAAATATTCGTGAGTTCGGTGCAGAAAGCAGGCGAGACGCTGGGACTGAGCCCGGCGTTCGTCGGTTTCATCATCGTCGCGCTGGTCGGTGCCGCAGCGGAAATGGCGGTGGCATTCTCCGCTGCGCGCAAGAACCGGCTCGACATGAGCGTCAGCATCGCGCTCGGAAGCGCTTCGCAGATCGCCCTGTTCGTCGCGCCGGCGCTGGTTCTTCTAAGTTACGTCATCGGTCCGAAGCCGATGGACTTGCAGTTCTGGCCTGGCGCCGTGACGATGGTCATGATCGCTTCCGTGACGTCCTGCTTCATCACCAACAGCGGACGGTCGGCATGGTTCATTGGCGCCTTGCTCGTCCTGATCTATGCGATTTTTGCCATGACGCTGTACATGGTGCCGCCGGGATCGCACGCCCCGGTTTGACCATCCGTCCAACGACTGCCCAGCCGGATCAGTATTGATACTGCTGTTGGGGGCAGATCATTTGACCGTATTGATTGTAATAGCAGCTTTGGTTGCCGTAGTAGCCATAGCTGCCATAGTACGCGCCAGCCGCGGCCGCGGCGCCGGCCGCCGCAGCGCCATAGCCCCAACCGGGTCGATAGTAGCCTCCGCCATAACCGGGATAGCCGGCGACCGGACGGCCAGGCCGTCCTGCAATCGGTCGGCCGGGATAGCCCGGGCGCCCGGCGATCGGACGGCCCGGACGACCCGCGATCGGGTGTGAGGGACGCGGGCGGCCGGCAGCGCGATATCCTCCGCCATGAATCCTTCCGGCATGCATCCTTCCGGCGCCGGCATGCATGCCGCCGCCACGCATCCCGCCGCCATGAAAGCCGCCACCGCCGCCGCGGAAGCCGCCGCCTCCTCCGCGGCGGGCATAGGCGTCATCAGGAACCAGGCAGACAGCACCGAGAAGCAAAACTGCCACAGCGGTGAGGATACAACGAAGCATGGCGTGTCCCTCCCTAGCGGACGATGTTGCGAACCCTGAAACTGCGTCGCTCGGGGGACGCCGGGTTGATGTAGATCAACGGAACGCAATCGCGTGCAGGGTTCCGCGGGCGCTTTCGCGTAAGTGCGACAGGCGCCTGCTTTCAAATCTCCTCAGGCACAATCTGCACTTTGCTGTCGAGGCGGCCCTGCCTAGAATGCGGGACGTGGGAGGTTCCGCGACTTGTCGTGTCATCTCTCAGTCAGGCGACAGCCCCATTCATTGCCGAGCTTCACCAACGTTTTTTCGCTTGCTGCCGTGCGCAGGCGGAATTGTTGAACCAACCTTGATCCGAGGCGTTCTGCAGCGGCAGAACCCTGCAATTGGCAGCGGCGATGATGAGGACGGATTCGGAGACATCAGCCTTGCAGGCGACATTCTGCCGGGCTCTCTCCAATCTCCATCGCCTTGGCCGTGTTCATGCACAGTTGGCATCGCGTCAGGGAGAGAAAGACGTGCGGAAAGCGGATGTAACGTGCGCGTGCTGTGGCGCGGGTTTCCGGCGGTTGGAGCTATGGTCCGAACCCGGCGCCAAGGGTGAGTATCACTGTCCGGTCTGCGACTATTTGCTTGAAGCATTTGATGGCACCAACCTGATCGTCTATCGGCTGACGATCCAGCCGGTGCGCGCACCGGTTTACTCGGTGAGGCAATTCGACGACCGACGATGACGTGACGATCGGTTGCCATCGGCGCGCTCGAGGCAAAGCGGACCCAAACTTGCCGATGAGCAGGCGTTCTAAGCCGCGCGCTTGGCGAACGTTCGGAGCGCCGCGACCATCAACTCCGGCGCCTCCTGCGCGACGCAGTGCCCGACATTGTCGAACGTCCAGCGGCTGGCGTGCGGGATCAGGGCGGCGGCGCGATCGGCCATCTCCTTGTAGATCGGCCATGACTGCTCAGCCGTGGCGATGCAGACCGGACAGGCGATATCGGAGAACCACGGGAACGGATTGCCGCGCGTATCGCCGGTGTAGATCTGCTCCGTGGCCTGGAAGATCGGCCCAAGCAGCGCCGACTCGATTTCAGGCGTGCAGCGCAGCTGCATGCGGCCGTCGTCGAGGCGCGCAAAACCGTGATGGACATAGGCCCACAGCGACGGCTCGGTCCACGGCGCGAACGCCGGCGCGGCGCGCAATCGCCGGAACAGATCGTCGGCATTGTCGAATTCGGCCCGGCGGCGCAGCACGCCCTGCACCGACGCGCGCGCGATGTCGCTCAGGCCGCCGGTGCGCGGCGTGCGCGGATCCATCGCCGTCGGCTCCGTCACGAACAGCCGCGCGAAGCGGTCCGGCATCAGCTTCGTTGCGAGCATCAGGTCGGTCGCGCCGGCGCTGTGACCGATGCCGTAGATATCATGGAGATCGAGGCGTTCGACCACCATGCAGAGATCATCGGCGAAATCCTGGAACTGATAGCGCTCGGCCGCCGGCTTGTGGCTCTGGCCGTGACCGCGGCGGTCGAGCGCATAGAGGGTGTAGTCGGCGGCCAGCGCTTCGGCGACCTCGGTCCACACTTCGGCGACAAAGCCGGTGCCGTGCAGCAGCAGCGCCGGCGGCTTGCCGGAGGCCGGCTCGCCCCATCGCGCCAGCGCGATCTGCGCGCCGGCATCGCCAACGAGAATGCGCTTCCCGGAGTTCATCGTCGCTCTATCGTGCATCCTGCAGGATCATCGCAGCCGCCTTCTCGGCGATCATCGCGGTCGGCGTGTTGGTGTTGCCGGAGGTGATGGTCGGCATCACGGAGGCATCCGCGATGCGCAGGCCGTTGAGGCCGTAGAAGCGCAGGCGCTCGTCGACCACGGCCATCGGATCATTGGCCGTTCCCATCTTCGCGGTGCCGACGGGGTGGAAGATCGTGGTGCCGATGTCGCCGGCGGCCTTGGCGAGCGCGGCGTCGTCATCGCCGACGGAAGGACCGGGCAGGAATTCCTCGGGATGATATTTCTCCAGCGGCTTCTGCTTCATCAGTCTGCGCGTGGTGCGGATCGCGTCGGCTGCGACCTGGCGGTCGTCCTCGGTCGACAGGTAATTCGGCGCGATCGACGGCTTGTCGTCGGGCGCGGTCGAGCGGATCCGCACCGTGCCACGCGAGGTCGGCTGCAGATTGCAGGCGCTCACCGTGATCGCGGGGAAGCGATGCAAGGGGTCGCCGAACTTGTCGAGCGACAGCGGCTGCACATGGAACTGGATGTTGGCGCGCGAGCGCGTCGCATCCGAGCGCGTGAAGATGCCGAGCTGCGACGGCGCCATGGTCAGCGGCCCGCGGCGGCGGAACGCGTAGTCGAGGCCCATCAGGCCGCGGCGCACCAGGTTGTGGTAGGTCTCGTTCAGCGTGCGGACGCCCGATACCTTGTAGATCGCGCGCTGCTGCAAATGGTCCTGCAGATTGTGGCCGATGCCCTGCACGTCAGCCACGATGTCGATGCCGAGCGGCGACAGCCATTCGGACGGGCCGATGCCGGAACGATGCAGTACCTGCGTGGTGCCGATCGAGCCGGCGCAGAGAATCACCTCGCCCTTGGCGCGGGCCTCCACGGTCTCACTGCCCTGACGGAACTCAACGCCGGCGGCGCGGCCGCTCTCGATGATCAGGCGGTCGACCAGCACGTCGGTCTCGAGCCGCAAGTTGCTGCGGTTCAGCACCGGCTTCAGGAAGCCGCGCGCCGATGACCAGCGCCGCCCGCGCTTCTGGTTGACGTGGAAGTAGCTGGTGCCCTCATTATCGCCGGTGTTGAAGTCGGGGATGCGCTTGATGCCCATCTCCTCGGCGGCATCGCCGACTGCATCGAGGACCTGCCACGACAGCCGCGGCGCCTCGATGCGCCAGCCGCCGCCGACGCCGTGATGCTCGCTTTCGCCGAGAAAGTGATCTTCCAGCCGCTTGAACGCCGGCAGCACGTCGCTGTAGCTCCACCCGGTGAGGCCGAGCTGGCGCCAGTGATCGTAGTCCGCGGCCTGGCCGCGCATCGAGATCATGGCGTTGATCGCCGACGAGCCCCCGATCACCTTGCCGCGCGGATAGGCGAGCGCGCGGCCGTTCAGGCCGGGCTCGGCCTCCGTCTTGAACATCCAGTCCGAGCGCGGATTGCCGATCGCGAAGAGGTAGCCGACCGGGATGTGAAACCAGATCCAGTTGTCCTTGCCGCCGGCTTCGAGCAGCAACACGCGCTTCTTCGGATCGGCCGACAGGCGGTTGGCCATGATGCAGCCCGCCGTGCCTGCGCCGACGATAATGTAGTCGTAATCACCCTCGAGCCTTCGCGGCATGTCCTCGTTCCCGGCAAGCGTCTTTTGTTGACGTCCTTCTATAGCGTTTTCGAGCGAAGTGGAGCCCGGTTCGCGTGAAGAAAACGCGTCAATACAAGAAAATAGAACTCGGTTCTGACAGAGTCAGAATCGAGTTCTATCCAGACGCAGCCGGTCGAGACAAGCCCGCGCGACGGTACCGGGCGTGCGCTGGATGATCAGGGACGGCTGGGTTCGGCGAGTGTGACCTCGGGTCCGGGCCGCGGCACACAGAGGATCAGCGTCAGCATACCGATCGCGAGCAGCGCGCCGACGAGGGCGAGCGGTGCGTAGATGCTCCCGGTTGCGACATTCATCCAGCCGATCAGGGCAGGGCAGACCGCGCCGCCGAACGAGCCGATCGCGCTGATCAGCGCGATACCGCCCGCCGCGGCGCTGCCTTCCAGCATCGCGTTGGGAATGGTCCAGAACAGGGAGAGAATCGCGAAGATGCCGACCGATGCGATGGCGAGCAGCGTCACGGTCAAGAGGATGCTGCCCTGCGCGGCCTGCAAGGCGATGAAGCACGCCGCCGCGACGAGGCCACAAGCGACCACGTGCCAGCGCCGTTCCCGTGTGCGATCGGAACTGT from Bradyrhizobium sp. B124 includes:
- a CDS encoding sigma-70 family RNA polymerase sigma factor, which produces MVVKASQDDPEKARRFREAALPYLDDAFTLARYLLRDAADAEDAVQECYLRAYKHFDSYRGPAMKPWLFAILRNVCRAEYARRKTAPTAVEELPEGGDQTPLWNEAPETPEKQLLRRFDGDTVRKLVAALAEPFRETFVLREIQNLSYREIADVAAVPVGTVMSRLARARAMLRSAWLAEQEQVK
- a CDS encoding metallophosphoesterase, which codes for MSGHDHDHHDEEKGVSRRKVLECMTWAGTGVLWTVTGGVPHSLGIVGSAAAAEATTGMTFMQISDSHVGFDKPANPNAIGTLEEAINKVRAMQVKPSFMIHTGDITHLSKASEFDDADRIISQAKLDVHYVPGEHDFIDEEVKLYKERYGKGTKGPGYYSFDAGGVHFVGLVNVVDLKGGGLGNLGNEQLEWLENDLKGRSKSTPIVLFAHIPLWTVYPQWGWGTEDGARALEYVKGFGSVTVLNGHIHQVMQKVEGNVTFHTARSTAFPQPAPGAAPSPGPMKVEDAKLRSMLGVASINFKQNSQPLAIIDTPLQG
- a CDS encoding GFA family protein, with product MAGVTGGCHCGEIRYEVTGEPVVHALCHCTDCRRHAGAPMVGWVMVAEGMVKVTKGQPSIYRSSEHGRRQFCANCGTGLFYINGNMLPGFIDIQSGTYDDPDAVPATMHIQVAERLRWMETAHELPTVARFPPQE
- a CDS encoding universal stress protein; this translates as MYRHILIPTDGSELAKHGIAQGMALAKSLGAKVSVIFVVEPFSELTGHFRDTVANYAEMRKEQATNTLNEAAKAARQAGVPCETLLAENGQPHQAIIAATADRGCDLIVMSSHGRSGLSVLLIGSVTNKVLAQAKTPVLVCP
- a CDS encoding Spy/CpxP family protein refolding chaperone; the protein is MRVGIVKAALQLTPDQEKYWPAIEEAIRTRAQNRQARLARLAEMHENGPMDGLHDGNPVEMMQRRADRLIQRGTDLKKLSDAWEPLYKTLSDDQKRRMAFVSFAVMRGMRNAIEHHGEPEDEDE
- a CDS encoding anti-sigma factor, with the protein product MNCEEAEVLVHALIDGELDAGHAREVEAHIEGCAHCAALMKEYQEIRQAIAESDVRYKAPLELRRKIEKALPQPQAAPTRRSVLRGFAMGSAVSAMAATGLVAIVLRNDDEQRIENEVVSAHLRSLQAGHLIDVVSTDQHTVKPWFNGKLDVSPPVIDLTAQGFTLIGGRLDYVNAREIGAVVYKRRQHVINLFVAQTASTERKSAQISTLQGFNIRRWSDRGLNYWAVSDLGADELTEFGDKFEGAMRANKEG
- a CDS encoding cupredoxin family copper-binding protein, with the protein product MSSINRRDFGIAVVATMLLPVTAARAEDVAVHIDNFSFAPNPLDVKVGTTVTWTNRDDIPHTVVCAGKFRSKTMDTDGTFSFTFTEPGEYKYFCSLHPHMTGSIKVG
- the cax gene encoding calcium/proton exchanger; this translates as MHLLLKEIRHNPLLWMLIFVPIVLVVETAAPSAHTALFVLAVLAIVPLAALLSHATESVAEKTGDAVGGLLNATLGNLTELIIAIAALHAGEYMLVKASIAGAIVTNSLFMLGASFLLGGLRHHVQEYNRAGGRMYAALLLMATIALLAPSAVADLDPARGEAMALTLSTGLAVLLICAYGLGLLFSLKTHKELFASEEHGEAGGAGWPIGLALGTLLAVTVLVALVSEIFVSSVQKAGETLGLSPAFVGFIIVALVGAAAEMAVAFSAARKNRLDMSVSIALGSASQIALFVAPALVLLSYVIGPKPMDLQFWPGAVTMVMIASVTSCFITNSGRSAWFIGALLVLIYAIFAMTLYMVPPGSHAPV
- a CDS encoding alpha/beta hydrolase translates to MNSGKRILVGDAGAQIALARWGEPASGKPPALLLHGTGFVAEVWTEVAEALAADYTLYALDRRGHGQSHKPAAERYQFQDFADDLCMVVERLDLHDIYGIGHSAGATDLMLATKLMPDRFARLFVTEPTAMDPRTPRTGGLSDIARASVQGVLRRRAEFDNADDLFRRLRAAPAFAPWTEPSLWAYVHHGFARLDDGRMQLRCTPEIESALLGPIFQATEQIYTGDTRGNPFPWFSDIACPVCIATAEQSWPIYKEMADRAAALIPHASRWTFDNVGHCVAQEAPELMVAALRTFAKRAA
- a CDS encoding GMC family oxidoreductase N-terminal domain-containing protein produces the protein MPRRLEGDYDYIIVGAGTAGCIMANRLSADPKKRVLLLEAGGKDNWIWFHIPVGYLFAIGNPRSDWMFKTEAEPGLNGRALAYPRGKVIGGSSAINAMISMRGQAADYDHWRQLGLTGWSYSDVLPAFKRLEDHFLGESEHHGVGGGWRIEAPRLSWQVLDAVGDAAEEMGIKRIPDFNTGDNEGTSYFHVNQKRGRRWSSARGFLKPVLNRSNLRLETDVLVDRLIIESGRAAGVEFRQGSETVEARAKGEVILCAGSIGTTQVLHRSGIGPSEWLSPLGIDIVADVQGIGHNLQDHLQQRAIYKVSGVRTLNETYHNLVRRGLMGLDYAFRRRGPLTMAPSQLGIFTRSDATRSRANIQFHVQPLSLDKFGDPLHRFPAITVSACNLQPTSRGTVRIRSTAPDDKPSIAPNYLSTEDDRQVAADAIRTTRRLMKQKPLEKYHPEEFLPGPSVGDDDAALAKAAGDIGTTIFHPVGTAKMGTANDPMAVVDERLRFYGLNGLRIADASVMPTITSGNTNTPTAMIAEKAAAMILQDAR